Genomic segment of Kibdelosporangium phytohabitans:
TGTGGGACACCCCGACGTTCGGCGAGTTCCGGGCGGCGGTCGAGAAACTGGTGGAGGGAAACCGATGACGGAGACCGAGCGCTACGCGGTCGTGGTGAACGACGAGGAGCAGTACTCGATCTGGCGCGCCGACCAGCCGCTGCCCCCGGGATGGCGTGGTGAAGGCGTGTCGGGCACGAAGCAGGAATGCCTGGCCCACATCGACGAGGTCTGGACCGACATGCGTCCCCGCAGCCTCCGCGAACGCATGACCACGGCCTGAAAAACCCTCGTGAGTGGTTGGTCCGGTTCTAACCGGACCAACCACTCACGAGGGTTTTCGCCTATGTCCACCAGAGGAATTCGCCCTGGTTGTCCAAGCCTGTGAAACACGTGAGCAGTAGCCTGCCGCGGTCGGTGTCCGCGCCGCTGCCCAGCACCGCGTGCACCAGGTTGCCGTTGATCACGCACAGGTCGCCCGCGCGAACGGGCACGGTCAGGCTCTGGTGTTCGGCGAGCGGTTCGATGGGATACGGGAAACCGCTGTGCGTCAGCCCCAGGCGGTCCCGTGTCGCGTCGTCCGGGAGTACGTTCCAGATCCTCAGCTGCCCGCCCGCTCCCGGGACACGCGGGTAGATGTTCACGGCCATCACCCGCCGGACCCCCTGGATCTCGAACCCGTGCTGCAGCGGGTCGCTCAGCTGCGCCAGGTCGTCGTGCGGCAACAGCTGGTACTCCCCGGTGTTGTTCCAGCACACAGCCTTCGAACCGGCAGCGCTGCGGCCCTCGTGCGCGGCGGGACGTGCCGACGGCAACGACGGGGCCACCCGCGAGCGGAAAGCCGACATCGGGTCGGTGGCGCCGTCGTACAAGGCGTTCACCGCCTCGGCGGTCCTGGTGACCTCGTCGAGATAGTCCGATGTGGACTTCTCGATGTGCGAGGCGCCCACGAGGTACGCCTCGACACCGTCCGCTCCGTCGCCGTACCGGGGCGTGCGGTGCGATGAGTTCCAGAAGTTGCCGGTGATCCGGGAGCAGTCCGCCTCGGGCACGAAACCCGGCACCCGGTAGGCGGCGAGCCTGCCGTGCAGCACGTCGAGCACTCGGTCGACGTCCAGCGTGCCGGTGGTCTCGTGCAGCCGGAACGCCTCGGCAGGCAGCGCCGCACCGGTGACGGAGGCGCTGACGTCGGTGGTCATGGGTTCCTCCGGTTGGGAAAAGAATGGCCGCCGCCGGGTGAGAGCGGCGGCGGCCCGGGGTTCGCTAGGCCCGCACCGTGCGCGGGACGGCGTAGGAGAACCGCTCGCCCGACCAGGCTGATCGGCCGATCACGGCTTCCAGTTCGGCCAGGTCCGACGCGGACAGTGCCACGTCGGCCGCCGCGGCGTTCTCCGCCAGCCTGTCCTTGCTGCGGGTGCCGGGGATCGCCGTGACGTCGTCGCCCTGGGCCAGCAGCCACGCCAGCGCGAGCTGGCCGGGTGTCGCGCCGTGTGCGCCGGCCAGGCGGGTGAGTTCGGCGAGCCGCGACTCGTTGGTGGTCAGGTGCTCGCCGTGGAAGCGCTGGTCCGGCAGCCGGTCGTCGTCGCCGGTGAGCGAGCCGATGTTCAGCTTCCCGGTCAGGAATCCCCGGCCGAGCGGGCTGAACGCGACCAGGCCGACACCGAGTTCACGGGCCAGCGGGACGATGTCGTCCTCCAGTTCGCGCCAGAACAGCGACCACTCGTACTGCGCGGCGCTGATCGGGTGCGTGGCCGCGGCGCGCTTGAGCTGGTCCGGCCCGGTCTCGGAGATCCCGAGGTAGCGGACCTTCCCCTCGGCCACCAGTTCGGCCATCGCGCCGACGCTGTCCTCCACCGGCACCTCGGGGTCGACCCGGTGCAGGTAGTACAGGTCGATGTGGTCGGTGCCCAGCCGCGACAACGAGTTCTCGCAGTAACGGCGGATGTTCGCGGGCTTGGCGTCCAGCCCAGGCGGGTCACCGCGCCTCTCGCGGGCGATGCCGAACTTCGTGGCCAGCACGACTTCCTCGCGGCGCCCGGCGACGGCACGGCCGACGAGTTCCTCGTTGTGCCCGGCGCCGTAGCTCATCGAGGTGTCGATCATCGTGACACCGAGGTCGATCGCCCGCTGGAGCACCGCGACCGACTCGGTGTCGTCGGCCGGGCCGTAGTCCTGGGACATGCCCATGCACCCCAGCCCGATCGCCGAGACCGACAGTCCCTGGTTGCCCAGTTTCCGGTTGATCACGCCAGCCGCCCCGGCAGCGCGGTGTAGTTCAGCACCAGCACGTCCCGGTGCGCCGGGCTGTTCTTGTCGACCGCCTCGATCGGCGTGACCTGGTGGAAGGTCTGCTGGTCGTCGCCGAGCAGCAGGTCACCGGCCTCGGCCAGGGTCACTGTCCGCAGGTGGTTCTGCTGCTCGTCGTAGGTGGAGCTGACGCCGCCGGTGATGTTGAGGCGGTCGATCAGCAGCGAGCCGACGAACGTCACGCCGTCGCGGTGACGCCCCTCCGGCGCGGGCTGGCCGATGTTCTCGCCCGCGATGATGCGCACCGGGTGCAGCTTGATCAGCCAGCGCTGGGTCGCGTCGATCGTGGTGAAGATCTGGCCGAGCGAGATCAGCAGGTTGCTCAGCAGCGGGTCGCTGGTGAAGCGCTCGGTGAGCGGCTCGTAGACGCGGTCGACGCCACCGTTGAGCTTGTTGAAGAACTTCTCCTGCCGGTACGGCTCGTGCGGCAGCGCGTTGAGCTC
This window contains:
- a CDS encoding MbtH family protein, translated to MTETERYAVVVNDEEQYSIWRADQPLPPGWRGEGVSGTKQECLAHIDEVWTDMRPRSLRERMTTA
- a CDS encoding aldo/keto reductase, whose protein sequence is MINRKLGNQGLSVSAIGLGCMGMSQDYGPADDTESVAVLQRAIDLGVTMIDTSMSYGAGHNEELVGRAVAGRREEVVLATKFGIARERRGDPPGLDAKPANIRRYCENSLSRLGTDHIDLYYLHRVDPEVPVEDSVGAMAELVAEGKVRYLGISETGPDQLKRAAATHPISAAQYEWSLFWRELEDDIVPLARELGVGLVAFSPLGRGFLTGKLNIGSLTGDDDRLPDQRFHGEHLTTNESRLAELTRLAGAHGATPGQLALAWLLAQGDDVTAIPGTRSKDRLAENAAAADVALSASDLAELEAVIGRSAWSGERFSYAVPRTVRA
- a CDS encoding 2OG-Fe dioxygenase family protein; translation: MSGNTVVLSKEANAVVDGLSKTGEHLVTSDQTSAIIGASTQDWAHFAANWEDLKLDAFMADGGKYRYRRYGQYELYPHTNELNALPHEPYRQEKFFNKLNGGVDRVYEPLTERFTSDPLLSNLLISLGQIFTTIDATQRWLIKLHPVRIIAGENIGQPAPEGRHRDGVTFVGSLLIDRLNITGGVSSTYDEQQNHLRTVTLAEAGDLLLGDDQQTFHQVTPIEAVDKNSPAHRDVLVLNYTALPGRLA